One Pichia kudriavzevii chromosome 3, complete sequence genomic window carries:
- a CDS encoding uncharacterized protein (PKUD0C03230; similar to Saccharomyces cerevisiae YFL034C-A (RPL22B) and YLR061W (RPL22A); ancestral locus Anc_8.31): MAPITKKTEKATRTFVVDCATPTENGVFDPESYVKYLVEHIKVDGHLGNLGDLISVSAEGSKVVVVSSTKFSGKYLKYLTKRYLKKNQIRDWIRFISVKKNEYKLNFYSTSVDEEEDEE, from the exons ATGGCTCCAATT ACCAAGAAGACTGAAAAAGCTACCAGAACTTTCGTTGTTGACTGTGCAACCCCAACTGAAAACGGTGTTTTCGACCCAGAATCCTACGTCAAGTACTTAGTCGAACACATTAAGGTTGATGGCCATCTTGGTAACTTAGGTGACTTAATCTCTGTCTCTGCAGAAGGTTCTAAGGTTGTCGTTGTTTCCTCTACCAAGTTCTCCGGTAAGTACTTGAAGTACTTAACTAAGAGatacttgaagaagaaccaaaTCAGAGATTGGATCAGATTCATCTCCGTCAAGAAGAACGAATACAAGTTGAACTTCTACTCTACttctgttgatgaagaagaagacgaagaaTAA
- a CDS encoding uncharacterized protein (PKUD0C03220; similar to Saccharomyces cerevisiae YOL031C (SIL1); ancestral locus Anc_7.98) — translation MKSKLVCYLLCSLVTVFAVEEFIPSSEWQVVKDGQHIPPGLEIRLDLENMQREARIPLEGEKQLSNIKNHEIVVVQPDSDITRAIDALTHGDYSSIDYLVDESSDIEHGVIIAKNANKLLPLLEIKQLSHDIYKIIAASLRNNVDAQHEFGNIVHIQKFMDGLLDLQDVRKENTKIKLSVLGALVGNGTFQLNNELKTKLLVLYVQANEEALRHKIINILNDGEGDVKRRFCEVAEEALPTATLNKNTWSVLRELARLKQEERKLFKAGSKFLDWLDVNINLLRSEADTVPLRELIRYRHEVFGNRFGSRRDDLDEL, via the coding sequence atgaaaagcAAACTAGTTTGTTATTTATTGTGTTCATTGGTGACGGTATttgctgttgaagaattcatACCATCGAGTGAATGGCAGGTTGTTAAAGACGGCCAACATATCCCACCGGGTTTAGAAATACGATTGGACCTTGAAAATATGCAAAGAGAAGCCAGAATACCATTAGAAGGTGAAAAACAGCTATCGAATATCAAAAACCATGAAATAGTGGTCGTTCAACCTGATTCCGATATTACACGTGCAATTGACGCATTAACCCATGGAGACTACAGTTCCATTGACTATTTAGTTGACGAGTCTTCTGATATTGAACATGGTGTCATTATAGCCAAGAATGCTAATAAATTGTTACCATTGcttgaaatcaaacagCTTAGTCACGATATTTACAAGATAATTGCGGCCTCTTTAAGAAACAATGTTGATGCGCAGCATGAATTCGGTAATATTGTACATATCCAGAAGTTCATGGACGGCTTACTCGATTTACAGGATGTGAGAAAGGAGAATACCAAGATTAAGTTGAGTGTGTTGGGTGCGCTCGTTGGGAATGGTACCTTTCAATTAAACAACGAGTTGAAGACAAAGCTCTTGGTGCTATACGTGCAAGCCAACGAAGAGGCTTTGAGGCACAAAATTATAAACATACTAAATGATGGGGAAGGTGACGTCAAGAGGAGATTCTGCGAAGTTGCGGAAGAAGCTCTTCCAACTGCTACATTAAATAAGAATACATGGTCTGTCCTCCGAGAGTTAGCTAGGCTTAAGCAGGAAGAGCGGAAGCTTTTCAAAGCTGGTTCTAAATTCTTGGACTGGCTAGACGTAAACATCAATCTATTGCGATCTGAGGCTGACACGGTACCTTTGCGGGAGTTGATAAGATACCGGCACGAGGTGTTTGGCAACCGTTTCGGTTCTAGACGGGACGACTTGGACGAGTTGTAA